The genomic stretch tagtgatgctttctaaggcccacttgactgcacatttcagatgtctggctctagatgagtgatcacaccatcgtgattatccgggtcgtgaagatcctttttgtacagttcttctgtgtattcttgccatctcctcttaatatcttctgcttctgttaggtccataccatttctgtcctttatcgaacccatctttgcatgaaatgttcccttggtatctaattttcttgaagagatctctagtctttcccattctgttcttttcctctatttctttgcattgatcgctgaagtaggctttcttatctcttcttgctattctctggaactctgcattcagatgcttatatttttccctttctcttggtttttcacttctcttcttttcacagctatttgtaaggcctccccagatagccattttgcttttttgcatttcttttccatggggatggtcttgatccctgcctcctgtacaatgtcatgaacctcagtccacagttcatcaggcactctatctatcagatctaggcccttaaatctatttctcacttccactgtataatcataagggatttgatttaggtcatacctgaatggtctggcagttttccctgctttcttcaatttaagtctgaatttgggaataaggagttcatgatctgagccacagtcagctcccggtcttgtttttgttgactgtatagagcttcgccatcttttgctgcagagaatataatcagtctgattttggtgtcgatcatctggtgatgtccatgtgtagagtcttctcttgtgttgttggaagagggtgtttgctatgaccagtgcattttcttggcaaaactctattagtctttgccctgcttcattccgtattccaaggccaaatttgcctgttactccaggtgtttcttgacttcctacttttgcattccagtcccctataatgaaaaggacatcttttttggatgttagttctaaaggtcCATCACCATAATTTCCCATATTTGCTGCAACCCTGGATCAGTCTGTTAGCCCCAGTGACTGTGGTCCCATAACTCAGCCTAGAGATTCATTCACTCTTGGGGAAGGCAGCTTTCCTTTTCCATATGTAGTAATAAGGAAAGGCTTCTAGGTGACTCAATGAGAACTACATGTAAAAAGACACTGTTTGGCTCCTCAGTTTTATTCTTCTCTCATAACCTGATCTGCTCCCAAGTGGGTTAATCTAATGCATCTGTTGCACAATGTCTCTttccccaccccgcctcccccagACCTTCCTCTGTGAGGGAGTTCTGGCAAAGGACAGAATGAACAACAGGGAGGATCTCATGACCCTGTCCTTGGCCTCTGGCTCTTTCTTATCTCTGTTCAACTTTTTATCTTATCTGTATCCCTCCCCAGGACCGTTTCCCTAATTTAAAAGAATGTCTGTACAAATGGTGCAATGAAAATGCCTTTCACACCCCTAGCCTGGCAATAAAGCCCCTCTGCAGTCCAACCAAATGAGGGTCATACCCTCCCAAGCCATCTTAATAAAGCAATAGTGCCTGAGCACCACTGGTCCTGTTCACATGCGTATCTGGAACACTCTAGGGACCATTTAGCTCACCAACTGGGTAATGAGCAGTGAGATGATCACCTTTTCTCAATCTTGTATCATTAAGTAGCTATCCTAATTCACTAcaagaacttggaatgttaggttaCTTAATGGCTACAATGGCATCTGAACACAAATTTGGAATAAACAATGGTTATACTATTAACAATATTGTTATACTCACTGAATCACCTATTTTATGGCAACAATTTCTATTTGATGCATTTCGtttaatttttaacagtttttgaaTGACTATCATTTTCCAGGCACTCAGGGTACAAAGGTTATCCACCTTGTTGTCCACCCTTTAAGGCATCCACACCCTAGTAGGGGAGAAAACCATGTGAAAAACCAATAATTAAGATACAATATGTTAGGTGCAATGATAGTTCAGGGCTATAGAAGGTAAAAAGTGGCAGAGATCAGCAGCTTAGCAGGGCTAGACCACTTTCTGCCAATGGGAAATCATCTAAAATTTATCACCTGAAACATGTGaattttaataatcaaaagaCTCCCTTAGTAAATGTACTATTCTTTGGGAGTATTATTGTTATTACCTCCTAGTCAAACTACTAAAAGCTATTTTAGTACACCCCCTATTAgatgttattatttatttcatccaCATTTAATACTTGAAGGATCTAGTGAAATGGGGGACTTTTTACAGACTTCCTTCCTGGTGGAAGtaaaccttcaaaaaaaaaaaattgtttctgtgTTCTCTACCACACTGTAATGATAGAGATAAGCCACAGTATGGACACAGTCCAATCTAAACCTCTTGCTCTAAAGGTCATTACTCCTATTGTAGGCAGTGGGTAGTAAATAGCGTGAGTCAGGCACATGCATTTAGAAATCATTCGATTATCAGTGCAGACAATTTCTTCTCTCTACACCAAGACAACATTTTGTAATCAAAAGGCTTTGGATTCTGGCTGATTTCTATCATTAAATCTCTGAAACACAAGTGCTAGTCTCTCAGTCAGGcgcgactctttgcaagccatggactgtagcctgccaggcttctctgtcccttggttttcctaggcaagaatactgccgtgggttgccatttctttctccaagaagCGGTACAAATGGTGTGACTTGACCGTCATATTAAATCCTCACAATCTTTGAGCTATCAAATGAAGATGGGTGAAATTGTCTCTGCATAGTTTTCAAtatgttgtgcttagtcgctcagtcgtgtccaactctttgcgagcccggggactgtagcccaccaggctcctctgtccataggcttctccaggcaagaatactggagtgggttgccattcccttctccagaagaacttcctgacccacagactgaacccaggtctcctgcattacaagcagattcttaccggtatgagctacagggaagttccttgaatatgctgctgctgctgctgctgctaagtcacttcagtcgtgcctgactctgtgcgaccccatagaaggcagcccaccaggctcccccgtccctgggattctccaggcaagaacactggagtgggctgccatttccttctccaatgcatgaaagtgaaaagtgaaagtgaagtcactcagttgagtccgactcctagcgaccccatggactgcagccttccaggctcctccatccatgggattttccaggcaagagtactggagcggggtgccatcgccttctccgaatatgcTATAAATGTGTAAATGAGTAAAATGAGTAACAAGAGACGCAGGCATCTTGACAAAATATCTAATTCATAGGAAAACAATCCATGTTTCACCTGGCTGTGCTACAAACTGTGTGGCCTGGATGAGACACTCAGATCCTCTTAATCTCGTATGTGACAAGTGAACGGGTCACTTCCTGTATTTTGAGGTGGAAAAGCGGAGTTGAACTCGACGCTCTCTAGAGTTTCTTTAGGCTCAAACATTGTGAAAGCTTCTGAAAACACGTCTTTTAGACATTTTCTCCACCTTTTTATCccaggctgtgaaaagaagtctCAGTCAAATCATTTCTAGACATCTGGAAAACTTCATCCACTGCCAGTGTGAGACACCAAGGCGGTTAACAATTAAGCTGTTATTAGTGAGTCATGTGCTCTAAGAGGCCACTTGCTGGGCTCTATCATCTTACTGTCACAACTGTGACCTGCAAATAATACAGGCATTTGAGAAACTCCTTAACTTTTAGAACGCTGAGGTACAGTTTATTGCATCAGACAAATCTACTAGAGAAATCTCAATAGAAATGCACGTGTTCCAAAGCATATAAAACCTCACTAGGGTAGGGGTATGAACAAATAAGACCCACCATTCTTCAAAATTCTCCCTATTGAAGAGCTCTGTAAATGGAACACTGAAGTGAAAAAGGCCCTTCACACTTCATAACCTCACAAATTTTCAATACTAATATACTtatccctgatggttcagtgggtaaagaacctgtctgaatgaaggagacacaggagatgtgggttcgacccctgggttggaaagatctcctggaggaggaaatggcaacccattccaatgttcttgcctggagaatcccagcaatagaggagtctggggggTCATAGTCCAACAggatgcaaaaagtcagacatgactgagcacacacacaatatactTATCTAGGTTCACACACCTAACACATACTCCTGCCAGATGTGTGTATTTCTGAGTGTGACACCTGTCAGAGCCAAAGCAATACTTGTAAataaggagctgctgctgctgctgctaagttgcttcagtcgtgtctgactctgtgcgaccccacagacggcagcccaccaggctcccccgtccctgggattctccaggcaagaacatcggagtgggttgccatttccttctccaacgcatgaaagtgaaaagaaataaggAGCACATATTCAAAAGAATAATTACAAAATgcccagagaagaaaaaaagaacagggaagcccacaaattgGGTCAAACTGGTGCCAAACTAGAAATCATGGCAAGTCAGAAAACATCTTGGGTAATAACATTATAGGAAATTCCAAAAACCATGCAAAATAtgcttttaaagcaaaacaaagtatCCAGTAACCCAGTTTATCCACATGGCATATGTTCCAAGACCCCCAGTGGATGCTCGAAATCTTAATACTGGACCCTACATATACCAAGCTCTTTCCTACACATACACACCTATGATGAAGCTTAATTTACAAATCAGGCACAGTAGGGTATCAACAataatgactaaaaataaaacagatcaaAATACACTGCAGTAGACATTATGTGAATGTGGTTTCTCTCAATATCTTATTGGGCTCTACTCTCCCTTCGTGTGATGACACGAGATGAGACACGATCAGATGGAGTAAGGTCAATGACTCGGGCGTTACGATACAGAGTCAGGCTACAGCACGAGGATCATCTGCTCCAGGCGACGCTGGATCGCAGAGCCATGATGATGTCGTTGGCTGGAGGCCAGAAGCAGACCACGTGGACGGATGGGGATTCAAGGCAGCATGGAGCAGGGCCGAGATGGACCATATAAGATATCATACTTCACTACTCAAAACAAGGTACAATTTAAAACTTACACATTGTTGATTTATGGAATTTTCccattaatattttcatattatggTTGATTGAGGATAACTGAGCTACAGATAAGGAGGGCCTACTGTAATGAAGCCATAAGGACACATGCTATTTTACTAAGCATACAATAGTGTTCTGTACTTACCGTTCAAGCTGCTACAATACAGGAAAAATGAACGTCACTAATTCCTTCTTCCGCATAAAGAGGGGAGAGAGTATTCAAACAAAATTTCAAACGAACAGGCAAAATGGCAGTGCTCTGGTTGGGAAAAGATGAAGACTTGAAGGGAGCAGGGCTGTTATGCCCGACATTAGGAATGGCTCAGTTCAGGTAGAGATGAACTTGATTCCGGGACTTTTAGAAGCTATTTCTGAAGTTTGATTTTAGATACTTTTAGGAAGGTGGTAATACATCACACAGTGACTCTGAAAGAGACTAATTAAATTTTCCAAGTGGGCTTGATAATGGCTGAGACAGCCTGAGATTAACCTTTATCCTTTACAGCTGGCGTCAGAAAGAACAACTGCTCTCTCTCTCACCATCTTCAACAGTGGCAATCTAGGGTTTATAGGTCAAAGATCTGGCAAGTTCTCTCTCTTCATGTCACTTGAAATATATCAAAGTGTTATTTATTAAATGTGCTTCTAATGCAGGTGTGAGAGAAATCTACAGGCTATATATCCCAATCACCTTATTTCCCCAAGAGAAAATTCTGCCAGAGATTGTGCTTATGTGACACCTATAGGAGAAATTCTAGCCTGACTCTTCAAGACTCTGGCAGATTTCTTTAAATGTCGTGACCAGAGTTGGAAATGAACACTTTGACTGTTGTTGTGAGTGGCTGctttaagaattttaagaataGAAACGGCTGCAGtagagaaaaacatagaacaGGCCCTACACTTCTGATAAATGCCATCAGAGGCTGAGTTTCAATCCAGAGTCAACCTGAGGCTGGAAATTCCACCACCACAACAGATATGCATTATGGCTCCTACAGGTTTTGAGACAcctaattgaaaaagaaaagccaaagtAAGATGAATAATAGAACACAAGTGTATTTGCTGACAGCtcagccagaaagaagaaatcaggTTTGACTCAGAGAGTAAATAGGTTTTGTTAAAATGTAGTTAATTCCATCTTTTTCATGAAATCACAGTGAGACATGATTTCTTTAAATAGTTTTACTAACTTAAAATCAGCATCCTAGTCTGATGGAAGTTAGTACCTCATTTTCGTTGCTGGACATACGCTTTTTAGTGGTCATGACTGCTGAAAGAAGACCCACTACTAACATTGTTCTGCTTATTTGAGTTCACAGGACCTAACCTGGCTGTAGAGACTTGTGTTTGTGCTTTCTGGGGGAGATCAGAAGGAACTCTGTGTTTACTTAAAGGTGAAATCACTTACACTCACTAAAATGAACTATCTAACTCCATTCCTCTCAGAGTTATAACTTAATCAAAAATCTGCTTCTCAGACAGTCTACTGACCATATGGCACAGTGGCCTCCTGGTGTTACGGAAACGCTCGTTCAAAGCAGGAATGCGTTCCAGAGGAGTGGGGCACCCACAAATAAAAGGGCCTTGGCAGGTTCTGTGTCTTAACCACTTTTTAGAATAATAGCATCTATTATCCAACAATACCCAATCCCCTCTCTTCTAAAAATCCAAACTGGCAAACTGACATTTACATTAAGAAAAGATTACCAAGGAGTTCACCAAACCTTACTTCTGGCAGTGGGCTGGCCGGTTTGGTTAGGATTCCTCCTACATAAACAACATTAGGCAGGGTGGGTCTCGGGAACTCCAGGGCTACGTCTGTACACAGCATCCACAAGCTGGACCCGTGGACCAAGTCATACATGGACTTCTCCGGCAGCAGGTTGTACTTCTGCATGATCCTTTCATATTTGGGAAGAACCAGAAAGCTGATCCCTATTCTGGAAATGAGGTAAACGCCGGTGTTCTTCATCCTCTGCAGGAGGTTCATGTGGTCTGTGAGGAGTGAGTTAAACTCTGGGACGTAAGCCAAGGGTGCAGGAGCGCCCACTTCAGCGGGATACCAAAGGCCAGTTGAAAATACAGCATATTTAACCCCCAAGAGATGAGCTATCACAAATCCACACATGTCATTAGGGTCCACCAGCAGCAGGTCAAACTTCTCCCTTTTCAGACCCTGAATCAGGGCGTGGTTGCCAACCATCATGTCACAGTTCTTGGTATAGTGATCCAGTATGTCTAACAGTTCGATTGCTGTCAATCTCCCAGAGAAAATATTCCGCATTTTGGACTGCAGGAAAGCATCCGAGGTGGTACTGTTGAAGATCCCTGGGTAGCGCTGGAGGCTATAGTGATTAGATGGCGCGATGTCTCTGCCTTCAGAGAGGAGGAACACTGTATGGTGGCCTCTCTCATGCAAGGCCGAGGCTAGCGTCTTGAAAATGTACATATGGCTTTCGAACATAATTGGCGGCACGATGATGATTTTGGCAGCCTTGGCTATCCCAACAGCACTCCACAGGAGCATGAAATACGGAGTGTAAGACTTCATAGCTGAAATGACAACCGGAAAACTGCTTAAAACAGATGGCAATCTGCACCATTCAAAACCCTCACAAAGATGCTTTCGCACAGGATCTGATGATCCAGTACTTGGCCTAAGGatggctttaaaaaattatcccaGTATATGTTCTGTCTCTTCACTTCTGAAAGGTGTCTCTTAAAACAGAGAATTGACAGTAAGACTGCCATAAACTGACATAGATTTAAAATGTATCAGCTTTGGAACAACAATAgagaactcatttttttttttttgaaatgaaacCTGTAAAattgaatttgaaagaaaaactcTCTTCATTGAATAAGAGCTATAAGCCATCCATGAAACctttgtttatcttttaattgaACATCAATGTTAACCCCAGGAAGAAGAGCCAAGACTTCTTATTTTGGGGTATATCAGCATGTATgtctcttttaaaatcattttatcacAGCAGTAACATTCCCCAATTATGACTAAAGCATACCAAAGAATGACTGTGTATCAGAAAATCATTCTTTCAAGTAGTAATTCTACAGAAAATAAGCTTTCccacaggagaaaaaaatgaccTTTAATGTGACCTTCTCCTTTATCTAAATACCCTTAAGTATCCTGGCCAACTCTGTTTATGTAATTTATATCAATTGGCTGACTCATTTCAGGGCATTATCTAAAAGAGAAACCTTTAATACAAAAGTTCAAGAGGGCTAACTGGATCTCAGTAAATACTTGAGAAAGAGATGGCTGATGAGTGCCTGTGTCCTTGACTATACTTCCTGTGTTGTACTTGGAACTCAGGTGCAAAGGTCAAGCGCACAGGACGGCTCATGTTTCTTCTACTCCTCTGCTTTACTAAAGTGTATACAATAGTTAGAATCACCTTCtaccatttttttttagaaataccTATGTGGGCCACTGAATATGGAAACTTGCCCTACCTACCCAATATAATTTACATTTAGATTCTAAATTAGCCACCAAATAGGGAAAGACTTAAACAATAATTACCCATGAGAACTGGACTTTTCTACTTCAAGGAACAACTCAAAATAGATTTACATGCAATCACCAAATCGATATCTGTGTTTACCCATCATATATTAACCATCCTGCTTATACAAATTCCTGCCATCTAAACGCAGTTTAAACAACTATACCTTCTCAACATTCAAACACTGCAATAAAcctaaaaaaaagaagtcaatagCAGGCAAATGATAGATTCTTCCAATACCAAGATTAAACGATATTTCCAGATGCTTTTCAAACCAATTCCAAATGATACTATCATTAAATTATCATTACTATAACAGTAAACTGAAGTAATATGTGTTATAAACATATGAAAGCCTATGTTAAATGTTGCCTGAATTAATGTGAggcctttaaaaaaacaacttggaACAAACACTGTTTCTACAGCAATGAAGTTTATTCTATAATTACAATgtcaatgaaagaagaaaattaaacagcCAATCTTGGAGCAAACTTTGCAGGCCTTTATTCTCCTGTGTTGTCTCTCCGAATGTGTCTCTCTGGTATAGTCTTCTGCCAATAGTGGCgggggtttagttgctaagtcacgtccaactcttgtgacccatggactgtaggccgtcaggctcctctgtccatgggctttcccaggaaagaatactggagtgggttgccatttccttctctagcttattttcccaacccaggaatcaaacccggttctcctgcaatgcaggcagattttttaccaactgagccaccagtgaagcctagCCTTCTGCCTTtgccaaaagagagaaaaaaaataggaattttaaaTAGACAAGTTATTAATTCTGAGAATGAGATCTATGCAGAAAAGTTATTTCAGCTGAATTGTCCACTGCTGTGACTAATAGTGCCTGTTACTACTGGCATGTTCAAGAAGACCAACATCATGAGGGACTAACGTTAGACAACTGTTCTGCCAACTGTATTTCGCATTTAGCTGAGCAGAAGGTGAGCATACTCAACTCCTTCAGCTGTAGTTGTAACTGTTACTTTAACATAAATCACTGAGAAACAAAAGATAACAGTAGGGAAACAAATGCTTTCACtgcatttcttaattttttcttttagtattttagtAATTACTgcaaagtaaaaagaaatcacACAAAATGACTGTTTAATCACCGTTTAACTGCTTATGTTCTAGAATCACACTGTCCAACAGAACTACCTGTGATGATGAAAATGGTCTATCTCCTTACCATCTAATATGGGAGCCTCTAGTGAGCAAtttccagagaaggcgatggcaccccactccagtactcttgcctggaaaatcccatggacggaggagcctggtgggctgcagtccatggagtcgctaggagtcggacacggctgagcgacttcactttcacttttcactttcatgcattggagaaggaaatggcaacccactccagtgttcttgcctggagaatcccagggacggggaagcctggtgggcttcctatggggtcactaggagttggacatgactgaagcgacttagcagcagcagcagtgagcaaTCCCAGCGTGATCAGTGTGACTGAGGAACACCTAAACTAGCACTGTcctgcgtgtgtatgtgtgttggtaccttagtcatatctgactctgcaacctcatggatggtagcccagcaggctcatctgtccatcggattttccaagcaacggtactcaagtgggtagccattcccttctccagaggatctttctgacccagaaactgaacctaggtctcctgcgttgcaggcagatatttgaccatctcagccaccagtgGCTGTCGTATAACAAAAGGAGGTTAGAAAAGGTACATAGACTCTGCACATGTAAATTATAAAACTATTCAGAAATGCCAATATTCACATGATAAAATGTCTTCTGAAAATAATGTCTACTAGGTCATCATATGTCTTCATGAAAAAGAACTGATTACCAGCAAAGAAGCATCATTTGCACAAGTGTGTTACTCACTATTAAAATACGAAGttaagtatggcaaaaccaatacagtattgtaaagtaaaataaagtaaaaaaaatacgAAGTTAATTATGAAGGATCACAACAGCACTTTAATCTCATAAATATCACCGTTATGGATAACAGAATGACTAACACAACTGCCAATAAATGGTATGATCCTTGCTAATCCAGAAATATCACATCGTGTCAACTGAAATTTTGGACTTCATTAATATTAAAATCTTCTCtgagaaagacaatgtcaagagaatgaaaagatacaCACCAGACTGGAAGGAACActggcaaaatatatatatatataaaaggattGCTACCAAGATATGTAAGGAAGGAACTCAaatctcaacaataaaaaaataaacgaccTGATTTGAAAGTGGCTAAAGATCTTAACAGACATCTCACCAAAGAACATACAGATATAGAGTAAACCGATGAGAAGATATTCCACATCAAATGTCATGACGACAATgcagattaaaataataatgacgacttccttggtgactcagtggtaaagaatctgcctgccagtgcacaaGACGTGGGGTCAACCCTGGTCGGAGATCAGAACAACTGAGGCCACGCGTCACAACTATTGAGTCCGTGCTCCGGAGCCCAGGAGCTACAACGACTGAAGCCCTAACaacctgtgctccccaacaagagaggtGACCCCAATAagcagcctgcacaccacagctagggaaaagtccatgcagcaacgaacacccagcactgccaaaaataaataaataaataaaattagaaaaaaaaataaagcaaccacattgcaattaaaaaaataaggatacCACTACGCATCTGTTAAAGTGGTCAATATCCAGAACACTGCCAACaccaaatgctgaagagggtatggGGCAACAGGAACTTTCACACATTGCTGCTGGAGATGCAAAATAGTACAGACACTTTGGAAGACAAATCAATGGTTTCTGTAAACATACTctcaccatgtgacccagcagttGTGCTCCTTGGCATGTACAGAAAAAAGGTGAAAACAGATGTCTGCACAAGAAtctgcacatggatgtttataacagctttatttataattgccaaaacttgggagGAACCAAGCACACCAGCTAAAGtcagctgaataaataaaaaaaatttg from Ovis canadensis isolate MfBH-ARS-UI-01 breed Bighorn chromosome 6, ARS-UI_OviCan_v2, whole genome shotgun sequence encodes the following:
- the UGT8 gene encoding 2-hydroxyacylsphingosine 1-beta-galactosyltransferase: MKSYTPYFMLLWSAVGIAKAAKIIIVPPIMFESHMYIFKTLASALHERGHHTVFLLSEGRDIAPSNHYSLQRYPGIFNSTTSDAFLQSKMRNIFSGRLTAIELLDILDHYTKNCDMMVGNHALIQGLKREKFDLLLVDPNDMCGFVIAHLLGVKYAVFSTGLWYPAEVGAPAPLAYVPEFNSLLTDHMNLLQRMKNTGVYLISRIGISFLVLPKYERIMQKYNLLPEKSMYDLVHGSSLWMLCTDVALEFPRPTLPNVVYVGGILTKPASPLPEDLQRWVNGAHEHGFVLVSFGAGVKYLSEDIATKLAGALGRLPQKVIWRFSGTKPKNLGNNTRLIEWLPQNDLLGHSSIKAFLSHGGLNSIFETMYHGVPVVGIPLFGDHYDTMTRVQAKGMGILLEWKTVTEGELYEALVKVINNPSYRQRAQKLSEIHKDQPGHPVNRTVYWIDYILRHDGAHHLRAAVHQISFYQYFLLDIVFVLLLGAALFYFLLSWVTKFICRRIKSLWSSNKHSTVNGHYHNGILNGKYKRNGHIKHEKKVK